In the genome of Nitrospirota bacterium, the window TATTAATCCATGCTGCATAGCAGAAGCTGCTATCCATAAGTCATTAGTAGGTATAGGCGTGCCTTTTGTACGGAGATAATTCATAATTATAGCGTATCTCTCTGATGTTTCTTCATCAATATCCACTATATTCACCCTCAAAGAGGAAAGGAACTCCTGAAGTATTGCCCTATTCTTCTTTTCGCTTTTTCCCATTATATAGCCAGTCAATAACTCACCGACTATAATTGGGTTGAAAAATATCTCAGCAGCCTGCTGTATCGCCAGTCTAATCGCAGGGCTTCCCCTTAAATAAGCAGAATAGCCTGAGGTATCCAGTATTATCCTGTTTTTTTCCATAATTCCTCATCTA includes:
- a CDS encoding type II toxin-antitoxin system VapC family toxin; protein product: MEKNRIILDTSGYSAYLRGSPAIRLAIQQAAEIFFNPIIVGELLTGYIMGKSEKKNRAILQEFLSSLRVNIVDIDEETSERYAIIMNYLRTKGTPIPTNDLWIAASAMQHGLIVLTTDNHYLKVPQIITEYYQAG